The following DNA comes from Photobacterium sp. DA100.
GCGCTGGCGGAGAAGCTAATTGCTGCGGCACAGAAAGCGGGTCCAAAGCCGCTAAAAGTACGTTTGGCTGGCGCCGATTCTCATAAAAGACAGGCTTTACTCGGTTCGGAGCTTGAAGCGCAAGAGGTTAACCCGCTTATTGGTAAGAGAGGCGTTTCACGCTGGGCGGACAAAGCTTTGCGCAAGGCATTCGAATTGGAGTGCGAGGCGATTAAACGTGCTCGCCTCGCCGAGGGGATGGCGAATATCGAGTTGGTTATCCCATTTGTCCGTACGTTCAGCGAGTCTGCAACCGCGATTGATCTGCTAGCGGAGCAAGGGCTATGTCGAGGCGCGCATGGCTTACGGGTACATTTAATGGCTGAGCTACCGGCGAATGCCTTGTTGGCAGAAAAATTCCTGCAGTACTTTGATGGGCTGGTTGTTGATATCGATCAGCTTGCCCAATTTGCCCTGGGATTGGATCAAGAACATCCGTCACTGGAATACTTGCATGATGATCAAAATGAGGCGGTGTTGGCACTCATCGACCATGCACTCAAGGCGGCAGCAACCGTAAACAAGCCCTGTGATCTTGTCAGCCATTACATCAACAAGGCACCAAACCTACAGGTGTGGTTATTAGAGCAGAATGTTTCGACGGTTATTACGCAATAGGTTAAGCGCAACCCGAGCATAGCAGGTTAAGTAACCCGGCACAGCGCAAGGTGGGCCGGGTTTTTTTGTGGATACTGCTACCTGAGAAGTAGAGCCCGCAGAGGCGTTTTATCGATGAGAGCAACCAAGCCGTAGCTGATCAGACAGGTAAGCACAAAGCGTAAAATATCATTAGCGTAGCCTGTGATACCCAATAGGGGGAGGAGTTGCATCAAATAGATAATGATCAGCAGGTGAAGTAAGTAGATCCCCAGTACATGTTTGTTGATATTTAGTTTGATGAGTGATTGGCCAAACAGCGGACGCTGTTTTAGCATGACGAAAAGGCCGGCCCCCCATAACGGCGTACCCAACAGGAAGTCATGCATATTGAACGGTACGTCATAGCGCATGAGAAACACAGCTTCTGCCAAATGTAACCCCAAGCCAACTAGTGCAAGAGCCGCGGCTTTAATAAAACTCAGGTGCCAACCGCTTTGCCTTATCTTAAAGCCAATTGCTAGCATGAGGGTGCTCATGAACGGTCCGTTGCGGGTGAAAAGAGGTGATCCAAGGCCGGTCAGTGCCTCATAGCTTCCCGCGGCTAGACCAACAAAATAGAGCCCAATGGCGATTGGCAGGATAAGGTTTTGTTTGTTGATATAGCAGCAAATCGCAATGACCAGCAGTCCACAAATCAACCCTGGGATATACCAGAGGTGAACCAGGCTGCCTTCAAACAGGGTATTAAGCGGTTGGGACAGCAGGTACTGCCAATAGCCGCTGCGCTCAGCCAGATAGCCTGCTTCCCAGGCTAACTGGAGGTTAAAGGGCACAAGGAAATATATTGCACTCCATACCAGCCAGACTTTCAGCAATGGCAGGCTGTATTGCTTCATTGTACTTGAAGGCAGGGCCGAAAGTTTCGGAGCGATAAAATAACCCGCCATGATGAAAAAGAGCGGCACGGCAAAACGACTGAGTTGGTTGATAAGCAGTCCCAGCCAAGGTTCGCCGTTAATTAAAGGTGCTTGTATGAAAATCTGGCTATGAATAGCGATGACGCCGAGAAGGGCCAGGAGCCTTCCGGCCTCGAAACTTGCTATGCGGTTGTTTGACATGGGGTTTGAGAGTGGTGAATAAGGCCTGTAATTTTATCAGCCACCATGGATTTAAGGCATCTATCTATCAATTGAACTGAAAAAAATGAGCGATGTATCAAATATTCCTCATATGACGAGGCTGATATTTACTTGTAGAAGGGAGTGGAGATGAGTGCCAACTCACATTATGAAACACGTTGAGTTATTGTTGTTTGATCATTTAATGAAGAACACCTATGTTTAGCTGAAGTTCGTTATTGATAATATGTGGTCCTGTTAGGATTATCAACGGTGAATAATTTTATAGTATGATCATTAACAGAATAACGAGAATTTGTAATGGAAATGGATTTCCACAGTCAATATTCAGTAGAAACGGCTTTTAACTCGCCTGATTATGAGTTATTAGAAAAGATAGGTGAGGGCGGTTTTGGTCAGGTGTATAAAGCCATTCAGCACAGGACCCAAAAATTTGTTGCCATAAAGTTCCTGACTATTAGCTCGACTTTCGATAAAGACAAAGCAAGACGGTATATAGAGCGTTTTAACCGAGAGGCGGATTTAATTCGTCGCCTCAACCATCCGAATATTGTTAACCTTATCGATAAAGGTCAGCAAAGCGATACGCTTGTTTATGCTGTATATGAATATATTGATGGGCGAACACTAAAAGAACATATTGAAACAAATGGAGCTTTAAATCCTGTCGATACAGCTGAAATTATGGCTTGTGTATTGGATGCCTTATCTCATGCTCATGAAAAAGGGGTAATACATCGTGATATCAAGCCTTCAAATATTATGCTTTATAAAGTTGGTGCTAAAACACATGTTAAAGTTCTCGATTTTGGTATCGCAACATTAAATAGTGACTTCAGGCAGCTTGATTATAAAAGTATTACCCTGACTCAAGAAACGCTGGGAACACCAACATATAGCTCACCCGAGCAATTGCGGGGTGAGCCGCCTGTTGCGCAGACTGATATTTATGTTTGGGGGTTAGTTTTTCTAGAGTGTTTGACTGGTGTTCCAACGATTACCGGTCGAAGTCTGGCAGCCATTTTCCATCAGCAGCTCAGCCCAACCAATATACCGCTAGCTATTTTAGCTGGGCATAGCTCTGCGCAATTATTCCGCAGGGTATTGAATAAAAAGCCTCATGAAAGGCCGTTAAATACTGCAGAGCTATATCATGAGTTCAGAAAGTTAAATTTTTCAAATCTAGATTGTAAACAGTTAGCAGGTTCGAAGAAGGAGGTTCTGGATAGTAAAGCTCCATCAATGACTCATTATGATGAAACCTTGATAAATGATGGGCACTTCTCGTATTCAAGGCTTACTGAGCGTAAACAGCTCACTGTTTTGAGTGTGATATTGAGCTCAGGAATCGTTAATCAACAACAGCAGACTGCTCATTTTATTGAGCAAGATGTGATCGATACATTTCATAGTGATCAGCTTCAACAGAGCATTGATATTGCAAGCCGTTATGGCGCCGTGCATGTAGGTACTTTGGGGGATACTCTACTATTTTATTTTGGCTATCCGTCAGTCACAGATAATGACAGTCGCTTATGTAGTCGCGCTGCCCTAGAGATTGCAAGCAATATAAAGAAAAAGAATGCATTATTAAAAGGTAGTCATGGCATTGTTAGCCAAATCCAGATGGGAATTCAAATAGGGCTCATGCAAAGTTTGATTGGTCATATTCCTGAGGGGAAAGTTGCCCATGATGCTATGAAATTCAGCCGAATTGCCCTGCCAGGACAAATTGTCTGTTCGGAAAACGTCAAGCAGTTACTTGAGAGCCATCTTAATTTTGAGCGTTTGATTGGCGGTGAGAAAGAAAGTGCTTGTGAAGACTGTTTTGAGCAAAGGATGTATTTACTACGCTCTGAACGTTTGTCAGAAGCATTTGGTTTTTTACGAAGCACAAGGAAGAACCATGCCTTCATTGGCAGGGAAACTGAAGTCTCTGTATTAGACGATTTGCTTTCATGTTGTAATGCAAAGAAATTTGCCCATATAGAGGGTGAGGCGGGAATTGGTAAATCTCGCCTGCTCTTTGAACTCAGGGAGCGAAAAGCTGATTGGCGGCATTTAGTCGGGCAATGTTTGCCTGAACACCAGAACAACGCGCTGTTTCCCATACTGAAGATGCTTAAAGCGAAGTATGCGTTAGAGCCTTTAAATGATGGGCAAAGGTTAGATCGTCTAAATCAGGCAATAGACATACTTCCATTACCTCAAGAGCATAAACTTCAGGGACTTGTTGTTTTGGCCTTGTGGTTGAACTTGGAGGTGGATGGCAGTCGGGAGAGGGCCTATATACTCGGTAACTTATCGCCAGCCTTACAGAAACAGCGCCTGTTTGAAATACTTGCCTATCTCTTGTGCCAAGTACGCTCCGGCATCTCAAGTAATATCCAGTATTCGAAGCATCACTTGTTCATTTTTGAAGACCTGCATTGGGCTGATCCAACGAGTGTTGAGTTCATTAAGTTCATCGCTGAATCGGACTCGTTTAATGCTAATGAACACGCTTGGTTCAATACATCCCGCGAACCACTTCCCTCACTGCTAGGAGGTACTTCTTTCGTCACTGTTCATCTCGAGCGCCTAGATCATATGGTCGCGATGACTTTCGTGAACTCTCTTTTCGACCAGCAGATTTTGTCTTCTAAGCTAAAGGAATTTTTGAACGAACGTGCAGATGGTATTCCGCTGTTCATCGAAGAGTTGGTTTTAACGCTACAGGAGCAAAAACTGGTTAGGAAAGTGAATGGTACTGTTGACTTGGTTAATGAACATAATCTGAATCAGATTCCGGCGACCTTGCGAGAATTACTTCATCAGAAGTTAGACAGGCTTAGATACGCAAAACCTACAGCACAGCTTGCTGCAACGATTGGACGTGCGTTTGATTATGATCTCCTGGTATTGATTTCAGGTAAGGATGAAGCAGAGATCCAAGTTGATTTGGAGGAATTGGTAAAAGCTGAATTGGTTTATCCGCAACGCCAACTTGAAGGGGATAAGTATCTGTTTAAGCATGCCTTAGTAAGGGATACTGCTTATGAAAGCATGGATAAGAAAACGTTGCAAAATGCGCATTTGCGAATCGCTGAGGTGTTAGTCAATAACTTCCCGGATAGGGTGAGCGGGCAGCCCGGTGAAGTCGCCGAGCACTTTGCCCGAGCTTCACAGTATGAGTTGGCGATTGAGTTTGGTACGTCATCGGCAAACGCGTCACTAGCTAGTTTTGCTATAGAAGAAACAATTGAACAAAGTCAAAGAGTCTGTTGTTGGATCGATAAAGTTTCACAGTCAGTGACAGTTGTAGATAAGATTGAGATTAATCGTATTTTGTTGCAGGCGCTTATGTTGAAACTAGGCTGGGGGCATCAACAAGTTTATGAGCATATTGATAAAACAAAAAGTTTGTTTGCCGCGTTAACACCTTCCCAGTACAGCCGGAGTGTGGTTTGGAGTTTAGTGTCTACCTTTGTTTATTATTTCGTTGTCGGCCAAAAAGAAGGGATGGTCAGCCTGCACAAGCATGTTAGAGGGATCCTGAAAAATAAAAATGAACCAGATATGGCTTTGGCAGCCCATATAATGCAAGGATTTATATATTTTAACGAAGCCGATTTCGAGCAATCGAAAGCTTCTTTTTTGAAGGTTGTTAACCTTTACGCCGCAAAAGATCATCAGGTGCTGATATATCTATACGGATTGGACTTATATACATGGGCCCAATCGATTTTGGGTATCATATATTCCTATCAGGGAGAAAATAAATTAGCAGAGCTTGCTGGTGTAAAAGCGGTAAAATGGGCCAGAGAAATCGAACACGTTCCTTCAATATGTATTGCATTGCTTTACAAAGCCATTGTTGCCCAGTTCAACGCCGATAAACTGAAGGTAAAGCGTTATTCCGAAGAGATAATTACGTTGTCTGATAACTATAGCCTTCCCGCCTATAAAGGTTACGCGTCTTTATTAAACCTATGGGCCTTGGAGTTACCGGATGTTGATACAGAAGCTTGTATTGTAAAGACACTTAGAGAGATGAATTGTAATGCCTTTATTCCGTATTATGGGTCATTACATGCAGATACGCTGATACGTAATGGGCAAACATCAGCGGCTATCAAGCTCATTGATGAATGCTTAATATCATGTGAAAAGTTTAATGACTACAGTTATGAATCAGAGCTCTATAAAAGGCGGGCATGTTACTTATTGAATGCGGAACACCCTGATTATACCAGGGCTAGGTCAGACTTAAAACATGCAATTAAGTTGGCCGAGTTAAGAGGCAACAGCCAGACATTACAGCAGTCAAAACACTACTTGTTACAGCTAAAAGAAGAAACACACTAATTGTGAGAGGGTTAAGTTATGGGTACAAGCGTTGCTGGTTATAAATCATCATTTAAGTCGATTGTCAGTTTTAGGACTGCATATTTAAAAGCAGTTGCAAAGTCGTGGAGTGATGAAAAATTTAAAATCGGACTGCTGGAAGAAAATAATAACATTCTCGAGTGGGAGGCATTTATTGATTTATTACCGAATAAAAAGCCTCTGCCTTGGACGGCCAAAGTTTTTGTTTTTATACCCGAGCCGCTGGAAAATGGTTTTCCATTGAATACGCGCTGGATGCCAGGTCCAACAGCTGGCTGGTTCGGGATTAATGATGAATTTGTGATCAACTTACCTCCGGCCCCCGAAGATCCCGCAGAGTATGCAAGTGCCATCGCTGCCTACAACCAGATGTTTCCAACTTTGATGGGGACAACAGATGATAGCGATAGTGAAGGCTTGTCAGAAGACTTTGTGAACTTTAGTTGTGCGCTTTTGCAAGGGATCAGCCTATGTTGGGCGACGAAAGGTAATGGTGGCGGAAGTAGTACCCCTGATTTTGCCGAGCAGCTTGAGCTTCACGGCTTGGATGCACTTACAAGCCTTGTTGGTTTCGTAAACCCCTGGGGTTTCAATATTAAGTTTAAACAAGCGCCGGAGGGGGCCATGTGGGATAAAGAGAATCAGCGATGGTGCGGCTTATATAATGAAGTCAAACTCAACTATCCTGCGCCACCTAAGTCCGTTGATGGCTTTACTGATGATGCCATTAAGGCAATTGCGTTAGCGCAATATAATTCCGATGGGATGCAGTATCCATTTACGTGCCCATAAACCATGACTTCACAACAAATGGATATTTTTATGCAAAATAAAAGGATAATTGATTCCGATAGGCATGTTATGGAGCCGCTGGATATGTGGCGCCAGTATGTTGATGATGCTGTGTTTGCCAGATACCCATTATCATTGGTGCATGATACAGAAGAGGCAATGCAGGAAAGAGTCAAACGGCTGGGATTTGCGGCTTCGAAGAAGCTTCCTCCGACATTTATGATTGGGGACAAAACGGTATTGTCCGGCTGGGGGGAGGAGCTTCAGCTTGCCTGTTTAGAGGTCAAAAATAGCGAGGCTGAGCGATTAAAAGCAATGTCACCGGATACTCAGCTGGCAAGTATGGACGAAGCCAATATTGCGGTTGCCAGTATTTTTCCGACCTTTGGCGGAATGATAGTTAACCATAACCACATACCTGCTGAAGTGTCGCTAGCTTATGCAGATGGCTACAATAGCTGGTTGAAACAATACTGCGACTACGATCCTGGCCGATTAAACGCCGTCGGCCTGATCAGCCGGCATGATCCAAATACCATGTTAGCGCAGCTGGACCGCATCATAGCGAACGGGTGGCGGTGTATTACGCTTCGACCGGAAGTGGTTGCCGGGCGTGCGCTCGGTCATCATGACTATGAAGCGTTTTGGCAGGCTTGTGAGTCGAACGGGGTGAGTATTGCGATACACGGCGGTACCCATGCGAATTTGCCTACCGCCGGTACAGAGCGGTTTGGCTCTCACTTTGCGATGCATGCTTGCTCTCACTCAATGGAAATTCAAATGGCCTTCCTATCTTTGCTGGACGCTGGCGTTTTAGAGCGGTACCCAACACTCAAGTTTGCTTTTCTTGAGGCTGGTGCATCGTGGCTGCCGCATTGGCTGTGGCGGCTCGATAATATTTGTTATCCAGAATTTCCATCACTGACCAAAGATACTATTACCATGCCGCCTTCCGAGTATTTCAAGCGGCAGTGCTGGGTATCCATTGAGCTTGGCGAGCCTTGTTTGCGGGAGGTTATCGATCTCATTGGGCCGGATAAGCTGCTTTACGGTACGGACTATCCACATCCCGATCACTTGCAGTTTACGACCAAGGATATCGCTGCACAGCTCGACGAGTTGTCTGAGGCTGAATTACATAGACTGTTAGACAGTAATGCTAGCGATTTCTTTTCGCTGGGTTCAAATCGGGCAAGCTGAAGAGATATTGAATATGTATAATTCGAGTGTATTGAAATGGCATCCAAGCTTAAACCATTATCTATTTGAAAATGGTGATGTACTGTTGGTGTCATCGTCAGGGCAATGGATTCTGCCGGTTCTGCATTTCCCCTTGATGCAGTTTATTGATAGCTCGAAATCGGCGGATGATATTTTGCGGGTTAGCGATGTTTACGATCCGCAAACCGCGGCGCTTTTTTATTACCAGATAGAACAGCTTACAGCGGCAAATCTTCTGCTTTGTGGTGATACTGGCGAGCAATATCAACGGCCATTATTTGATACTCAGAAAAGTGTCGATTTTCGGAGTGCAGAGGTACATGACTTTCCTGCTGGAATAACGGTCTTCAACCTGTCGGTGTTAACCTTGCCTGAGCTATTTGATGGTAGTGAAAAACTTCAATCCTTTATGGCGGATATAGCGGTATATCAGTCTTACGGGAAAGGAGGCCCTTTAACATTCGTGTTTGTTGATGATTTGTTAGACCCGAGAATATCCGACCTGCCATTAAATACTGAGTTCATTGTGATTAAAGTCGGTGGCGAAAAGGTTTGGCTTACCCCAAAATTCGGTACCGCTGACTTATCAGCATATCATCAGCTACAAGTACAGCTGCTTGATAATCAACCGGTGAGGAAGTGGTTGATTAAGAAGTGGCCTGAGCGGTGTCATGGTTACTCGTTCAAAGCTGGGACTCGCTTAACCGCCGAGCAATGTCAGCAGTTAAAGGGGGTGCTGCTTAAGCAATTAAGAGCCGAAAGTTATCAGTTAGCAGTCTATGATATTGATACATCGGCTGACGAATATCACGATGTTGTTTGTTCCTTGCAGCAACATGGCTGTTTATCCGAACCTGCGAGAGCACCAATAAAGCTCGAAAGCTGCCTGGCGGTATATGCGGAAGATGGCGGTTCGAGAAGTATTAGTGCAGAGCAAACATTGGATAAGTTAAAACCCTTCATCAGTCCAATTACTGGGGTGGTTAGTCATCTTGAGCCTTTTAAGAGTTCACCTGATTCAGAGGTGGAGATTTATCGCACCAGTTTTTTTAAGTCGCTGCCGCAAAATACTCAGGAGCCGTTTGACCAAAATAGTTTTGTTCAGATTTGTCTGGGTAAAGGCGTCAGCCCAGTGCAATCACAGGTCAGTGCGGTATGCGAGGCGATTGAAAGGGTGAACGCTCAGTTCAGAGGGAATGAGCCGTTGCTAAAATCTCACCCTGATGATTTATCATTGCGGTATGTGCCTTTCCAAGCTTTGACACCATACAGTGAGCGACAATACCTGAGGTTTGCAGATCGAAGCGATCCTGAGTCCAAGCGAAAGCAAGCGGTACAGCCATATCGTAATGAGGAAATCTATTGGTTTGAAACCTGGTCTTTGACCAAAGAAGAGCATGTATATGTTCCCCTGACGTGCTGTTTTACCAATATTGAAATCGAGAGCGAGCATACTGAACAGCTGGCGTTTGTCGATGAAAAATATGGTCGCTGGCATTCAAACGGGGCGTCGGCCGGCAATACCCGTGAAGAGGCAATTTTACAAGGATTGTGTGAGCTGATCGAGCGAGATGCAGTATCAATATGGTGGTATAACCGTGTTACTCGACCGCCTTTTGAGCTAAATAAAATACCGCCAGAACTGCTTCAACCAATAGCAAACTCATTATCCAAACAGTATGAATTCTGGGTGCTTGATGTAACCAATGATACCGGGGTACCAGTGATGGTTGCCGTTGGCCAGCATAAGCAACATAAAGGGTTTATTTTTGGCTTCGGCTGCCATTTAAAACCCGAGTTGGCAGCCCAGCGTGCGCTGACTGAGTTGTGCCAGTTGATCCCCGTGCGTAATCAAAAAGGGGCGCCGTTTGACTTCGATGCGGTGGAAGAGGGGCCGTACTTATATCCTGCACCTGAGCGTCAAGCCGTTCAGCCTTGCTTGCTGTGCTCGGGGGATATGAAGGATGATATCTTATCCATTGTCGAGCAACTGCAGAGCCTTAACTACGAAACACTCGTTCTGGACTACAGTCGTGAGCCTGTTCCGCTTTATACCGTAAAAGTTTTTGTCCCTGGGCTCTGCCATATTTGGCCGCAACTGGCGAATGAGCGCTTGTACCAAGTGCCGGTAAAGCTGCACTGGCAAAACGCGTTGAAGGATGAAAGGAGTATTTGCCAGCAAGGCTTTTATGTCTAAGCCAACTTAGAACAAACAGTGGATGACTTCGCTTGTAATGCCTTGTAATAGGCACCACGTTCTCACCACGCTAAAGTCTAGATATGACAAAGTTATATACCGGATAAAGCTATTCGCTAACAGCAAGGATTAACTATGGCTCATTTAACATCGGGAAATTCGCGTTATCCTCTTTATTTGAAAGCATTTCATCAATTTGGTCGACTAGCTACTGCTGTTGATACATTAGTCGACAACCCAGAGATATCTCGCATTCATGCGGTTATCGAATGGATTGATGGCATCTGGTATATACGGGATCTCAGTAAAAATGGCGTTTGGGTAAATGGCGATTCCATTTCACCGAATAAGCTTTATAAGCTAGCGGTGAAGGATAAAATTTGTTTTGCGAACAAAAAAAATATCACTTTTGTGGTCGAAAACCTTGATGAACCAAAAGATGTCTTAATCCCCCTTGAGTCAGAATCCAGTGCTGACTTGCCCAATGCAAAACCTATCTTGCTTGAACATTATCATTTTCTTCCTTCAGAAAACTCCCCTGAAGTGATCATATTTTATGATATGGTGGAAAAGTGTTGGTATTGCGAAACTATCGCTGATTCAACGCCAACAAAACTTTATGATGGCGAGTTGCTTGAATTTTCTCACTCAATATGGAAATTAATCAAGGGGGCTGATGCTGCAGAAAAAGAAACCCTCATTTCAGATGGTAATGTGAGCAATGATATTTGTTATATATTCAACATTAGTCAAGATGAAGAACTTACGGAACTCACGCTCAAAAATAGTAGGACAGATATTGATTGTGAGATCAGGAGCCATCATTATCTCACGGCGCTATTAGCGCGTTACAAAGGCCAAGATCAGAGAGCCAATATGCCCGAGCATTTACAGGGTTGGCGCACTA
Coding sequences within:
- a CDS encoding putative PEP-binding protein, translated to MTNSAQSGLQFSEILKSSSQLSGIQTEIGLVSVDDLLLEIGVHPFAAAYPSDLAEDIQQQLHAKTDGNPAEFFVSALAEKLIAAAQKAGPKPLKVRLAGADSHKRQALLGSELEAQEVNPLIGKRGVSRWADKALRKAFELECEAIKRARLAEGMANIELVIPFVRTFSESATAIDLLAEQGLCRGAHGLRVHLMAELPANALLAEKFLQYFDGLVVDIDQLAQFALGLDQEHPSLEYLHDDQNEAVLALIDHALKAAATVNKPCDLVSHYINKAPNLQVWLLEQNVSTVITQ
- a CDS encoding acyltransferase family protein: MSNNRIASFEAGRLLALLGVIAIHSQIFIQAPLINGEPWLGLLINQLSRFAVPLFFIMAGYFIAPKLSALPSSTMKQYSLPLLKVWLVWSAIYFLVPFNLQLAWEAGYLAERSGYWQYLLSQPLNTLFEGSLVHLWYIPGLICGLLVIAICCYINKQNLILPIAIGLYFVGLAAGSYEALTGLGSPLFTRNGPFMSTLMLAIGFKIRQSGWHLSFIKAAALALVGLGLHLAEAVFLMRYDVPFNMHDFLLGTPLWGAGLFVMLKQRPLFGQSLIKLNINKHVLGIYLLHLLIIIYLMQLLPLLGITGYANDILRFVLTCLISYGLVALIDKTPLRALLLR
- a CDS encoding TOMM system kinase/cyclase fusion protein, with product MEMDFHSQYSVETAFNSPDYELLEKIGEGGFGQVYKAIQHRTQKFVAIKFLTISSTFDKDKARRYIERFNREADLIRRLNHPNIVNLIDKGQQSDTLVYAVYEYIDGRTLKEHIETNGALNPVDTAEIMACVLDALSHAHEKGVIHRDIKPSNIMLYKVGAKTHVKVLDFGIATLNSDFRQLDYKSITLTQETLGTPTYSSPEQLRGEPPVAQTDIYVWGLVFLECLTGVPTITGRSLAAIFHQQLSPTNIPLAILAGHSSAQLFRRVLNKKPHERPLNTAELYHEFRKLNFSNLDCKQLAGSKKEVLDSKAPSMTHYDETLINDGHFSYSRLTERKQLTVLSVILSSGIVNQQQQTAHFIEQDVIDTFHSDQLQQSIDIASRYGAVHVGTLGDTLLFYFGYPSVTDNDSRLCSRAALEIASNIKKKNALLKGSHGIVSQIQMGIQIGLMQSLIGHIPEGKVAHDAMKFSRIALPGQIVCSENVKQLLESHLNFERLIGGEKESACEDCFEQRMYLLRSERLSEAFGFLRSTRKNHAFIGRETEVSVLDDLLSCCNAKKFAHIEGEAGIGKSRLLFELRERKADWRHLVGQCLPEHQNNALFPILKMLKAKYALEPLNDGQRLDRLNQAIDILPLPQEHKLQGLVVLALWLNLEVDGSRERAYILGNLSPALQKQRLFEILAYLLCQVRSGISSNIQYSKHHLFIFEDLHWADPTSVEFIKFIAESDSFNANEHAWFNTSREPLPSLLGGTSFVTVHLERLDHMVAMTFVNSLFDQQILSSKLKEFLNERADGIPLFIEELVLTLQEQKLVRKVNGTVDLVNEHNLNQIPATLRELLHQKLDRLRYAKPTAQLAATIGRAFDYDLLVLISGKDEAEIQVDLEELVKAELVYPQRQLEGDKYLFKHALVRDTAYESMDKKTLQNAHLRIAEVLVNNFPDRVSGQPGEVAEHFARASQYELAIEFGTSSANASLASFAIEETIEQSQRVCCWIDKVSQSVTVVDKIEINRILLQALMLKLGWGHQQVYEHIDKTKSLFAALTPSQYSRSVVWSLVSTFVYYFVVGQKEGMVSLHKHVRGILKNKNEPDMALAAHIMQGFIYFNEADFEQSKASFLKVVNLYAAKDHQVLIYLYGLDLYTWAQSILGIIYSYQGENKLAELAGVKAVKWAREIEHVPSICIALLYKAIVAQFNADKLKVKRYSEEIITLSDNYSLPAYKGYASLLNLWALELPDVDTEACIVKTLREMNCNAFIPYYGSLHADTLIRNGQTSAAIKLIDECLISCEKFNDYSYESELYKRRACYLLNAEHPDYTRARSDLKHAIKLAELRGNSQTLQQSKHYLLQLKEETH
- a CDS encoding BMA_0021/BMA_0022 family TOMM bacteriocin, translating into MGTSVAGYKSSFKSIVSFRTAYLKAVAKSWSDEKFKIGLLEENNNILEWEAFIDLLPNKKPLPWTAKVFVFIPEPLENGFPLNTRWMPGPTAGWFGINDEFVINLPPAPEDPAEYASAIAAYNQMFPTLMGTTDDSDSEGLSEDFVNFSCALLQGISLCWATKGNGGGSSTPDFAEQLELHGLDALTSLVGFVNPWGFNIKFKQAPEGAMWDKENQRWCGLYNEVKLNYPAPPKSVDGFTDDAIKAIALAQYNSDGMQYPFTCP
- a CDS encoding amidohydrolase family protein, with the protein product MQNKRIIDSDRHVMEPLDMWRQYVDDAVFARYPLSLVHDTEEAMQERVKRLGFAASKKLPPTFMIGDKTVLSGWGEELQLACLEVKNSEAERLKAMSPDTQLASMDEANIAVASIFPTFGGMIVNHNHIPAEVSLAYADGYNSWLKQYCDYDPGRLNAVGLISRHDPNTMLAQLDRIIANGWRCITLRPEVVAGRALGHHDYEAFWQACESNGVSIAIHGGTHANLPTAGTERFGSHFAMHACSHSMEIQMAFLSLLDAGVLERYPTLKFAFLEAGASWLPHWLWRLDNICYPEFPSLTKDTITMPPSEYFKRQCWVSIELGEPCLREVIDLIGPDKLLYGTDYPHPDHLQFTTKDIAAQLDELSEAELHRLLDSNASDFFSLGSNRAS
- a CDS encoding YcaO-like family protein, translated to MLAISFRWVQIGQAEEILNMYNSSVLKWHPSLNHYLFENGDVLLVSSSGQWILPVLHFPLMQFIDSSKSADDILRVSDVYDPQTAALFYYQIEQLTAANLLLCGDTGEQYQRPLFDTQKSVDFRSAEVHDFPAGITVFNLSVLTLPELFDGSEKLQSFMADIAVYQSYGKGGPLTFVFVDDLLDPRISDLPLNTEFIVIKVGGEKVWLTPKFGTADLSAYHQLQVQLLDNQPVRKWLIKKWPERCHGYSFKAGTRLTAEQCQQLKGVLLKQLRAESYQLAVYDIDTSADEYHDVVCSLQQHGCLSEPARAPIKLESCLAVYAEDGGSRSISAEQTLDKLKPFISPITGVVSHLEPFKSSPDSEVEIYRTSFFKSLPQNTQEPFDQNSFVQICLGKGVSPVQSQVSAVCEAIERVNAQFRGNEPLLKSHPDDLSLRYVPFQALTPYSERQYLRFADRSDPESKRKQAVQPYRNEEIYWFETWSLTKEEHVYVPLTCCFTNIEIESEHTEQLAFVDEKYGRWHSNGASAGNTREEAILQGLCELIERDAVSIWWYNRVTRPPFELNKIPPELLQPIANSLSKQYEFWVLDVTNDTGVPVMVAVGQHKQHKGFIFGFGCHLKPELAAQRALTELCQLIPVRNQKGAPFDFDAVEEGPYLYPAPERQAVQPCLLCSGDMKDDILSIVEQLQSLNYETLVLDYSREPVPLYTVKVFVPGLCHIWPQLANERLYQVPVKLHWQNALKDERSICQQGFYV
- a CDS encoding FHA domain-containing protein, with protein sequence MAHLTSGNSRYPLYLKAFHQFGRLATAVDTLVDNPEISRIHAVIEWIDGIWYIRDLSKNGVWVNGDSISPNKLYKLAVKDKICFANKKNITFVVENLDEPKDVLIPLESESSADLPNAKPILLEHYHFLPSENSPEVIIFYDMVEKCWYCETIADSTPTKLYDGELLEFSHSIWKLIKGADAAEKETLISDGNVSNDICYIFNISQDEELTELTLKNSRTDIDCEIRSHHYLTALLARYKGQDQRANMPEHLQGWRTIEQLTKDIGLSENHVNIQIHRARKQLADKLQSEGISAPLLIERKRGRVRFAANDFKVFKGHELEVDSMMA